Within Spinacia oleracea cultivar Varoflay chromosome 4, BTI_SOV_V1, whole genome shotgun sequence, the genomic segment AgaatatatataaattaaatagtgtattaatattgagttttagtcgggaagatgaagtggaagatGTAGAATTAATagattggtgaattgatgttatatgaggaagatgaagtgaaaGAAGTGGTTGGAGTTGCATAATAtatcaaacaaaaaagaaaaaataaaataaaaaaccaaattgatgtaggaaagaatggatgacacgtgtcatctaatcaaatgtggtgacacgtgtcatctaatcaaatgtggttttgctttttaaatactaggtatagatagatTGGTGATATGTGGAGTTTTCCACCAAATCTTATACGAATTATGTTAGTTATTTTCCTCTCCTTTAAATGTATTAGTCCAACTTAATTGGCCTAGCAATATTAGTATAtgttggaatttaaagatggCAAAGTGCGCTCAAAACCTGCCTGTTaggttttccaaaaccggcaggtttcaaGCGTAAGTTGAAAAACGGACTTAAAAAACATTTCTTGAAGTGCACCCGAAAATCGGCAGGTTTTGAGATCAGTTCTTTGTGTTGTCCGGTTTTTGATCTTCTCTTGGATTCCTCTTTTGTGATAGATTTTTAAGTATGatttatggacaattatcattctgattatggtgattaagttggtctattatttctcttgattatgggggttatAAACCCTTCATTATCATGAGATTAATTGGTGATTCAATACCTTTGGATTCCTTTGAGTCATTTGATTTCTTGGGTTGTTTTGTATCCTCCTCTAATCCTATATATAATCTTCATCTTCTGAGTTTGTGACATACTTATATTGATGtcttcctctcctcctccttttctctttgttttggaTGGAAGAATTTTGGTTCATATTAAGTAATGATTATTCGTATCTCTTCAAaccttttccttcttattattttgggcataagtttttgtggctccatctcatcacccaaaagtgtctttatgtgttgagagttgtgtaaaccttaggcAACGAATAGGTGAATAtaattgtgcaccccggttgcaccgaatctcgttttcaagacAGTAGTTTGGTTATCACGGTGCAACGATTTTCTAAACCCGTTCTTgttcttattctagtatttgccttgaaaacccaattattacaacaattTGAAAACGAGATATATTTCAATGGCTATATAGTTCTTATGATTTGTGAGGAAATTTATATTAGTGAGTTTGAGTGAAAGATAAAGGGAATTTAGAGGGTTTCCAAAGATGTTTTTCATTCACGTTTTTCTGGGAGCAATCTCAAAGATTTACCCCGATCGAGGGTCATCCTTTTTTCGATTGTCCTGAAAGTTTGACACAATATCCGGAACATCTTGGGCTTGGTTTTCAACGGTTGGATTTTCAATTGATAATCTTGATCGCCAGTTACAACTACAACAACGAACCTGATTTTTCCGGGTAAGAAAAGTCAAAAGTAATGTGTTGGAGAAGATAATTGGTGAATGGTGGTCATGATATCGTGATGGAGGATTGATTGAATATTTTGGAAGTCATACAATACGCATGCTTGATTTAATATCAAGGAAGGTTCATTCTAAACTACTTCTTTTAATAAGTTATTATTCTAACATGTTCAATTCTAATAGTCATTCAACAAATTATATTTTGTGAAGTTGACAATATTAAGATTGATTTTTATATTGTAAAATGATGTTTGTTGGAATGATTACTAGAAAGTAGaggatttgaattatttattatgtatGAACATGTTATTGCACTCTCTACTTTACTTTGGTTTCATGCATGTTTAATTTCATGAGAAGACCTTAGTTTTATTAGAGGtatgtttttagttttttaaagACTAATGTGAATTATTTGTACATTGTCATATTTTCCTTGATAGAGGAATTTTGGGCTTGTGACTTTGTGTACTTGCTTTAATAAGGGTATTCAGTAAGTAGTTTTGTTCTAATGGTGATTAGATTATTAGCCTTGTACGTCGTCATTTCAAGCGTTAACTTGTCATGGTTATATTGGTATATATTTATGATTCCGAGTTCTTGTTTATTACCATGAATGTTGGGTATGTAACATTATAGTTAATGGTTTCTTATGCATTGTTGAAAATATGcataattaatttcttggagtTTTTGTGTACCCATTGGAGCAAGTTATCATAAGCTTGTGATGACCCCCTAGAACATAAGTGTTTGAGTTTGTGGAAGCAAACTATGTTGAACTCTTTTCCTTGGAATATGTTGAGTGAATTTTTACGTGTATTATTTTCCTTGGATGTATACCTAATTATTCGAGTCGCTACACTTTTGGAAATTGGACCATTAATCTTGTCATGATTGGTATGGTGTTGTTTAATGAATTTTCTATGCTTGAGACTAAATAGACTTTTTATTCTCGCATTGTGTTGGTGTTGGAATTTCATTAAAGTTGGCCAAAAGTTTTGAGACTTGAGTTTTAAGGGTTGATTGATCTTTAAATGGTTTTATGGGAATTGTTGAGTACATAATTTTACTATGGTATTTCTCATAGTTTAACCTTGTTGAATGATCATTTTATGATCTTAAATTTTGGGCTTATTATTTCCATGtgggcactactacaaaatagggaATAGAAAACGCCAAATAGAGAACAATTAAGTTTGCTAAACGTTTTCTAGGAGTACAGAGAACGCATTTTTCTCATAACAGTTGTACGAAGAAAAGAATAGAGAACTGTTACCTTACTTAACCGCCTTGTATTCGTTACCAtaacaaaaattaattaaactaaaataCTCAGTAAAATATAAAGATGTGTCTAACATAACTGTTTTGTATTCTTTTACGTacaaaactatttttttttttttaaaaaaaattcttaatttaaaacttctttttttaattgagtAAAGACATTATTTTGCAAATCATTATCCTTGATCACTTaacaaaattaaacaattttttaaagaactactccctccgtatttatttaagagatacatgcacttggtcgggcacgggtattaagaaaaagaattgaatgaaataaagtaataaaacaagtggggttgaatagatattttaataagaaaaacaagtggggaccatgtcattttagggagtgggggtgggggtggtgtgtagatatattatttaattagatggtggggttgataagttactaaaaatggcaagtgtatctcttaaataaatacggccggaaaaggcaagtgtatcccttaaataaatacaaagGGAGTATATTTTACCAAGGTAGGCGCCAATTGAATTCTAAAATTTAGAGAGTTGCGCCAGATCCAAAAAGTGTTCCAAAACCCTTAACATTCTATACTGAAACCATTGTACTCCCGCAAAAACTCCCGAAAAAACCCACAGAAGCAGTTCGACACCCACCACCGCCGCTACACATCTGCACCACCGCTCCATTGCGCCGTCCGCCTTTCGTCTACTTCCGACCTCCGCTGAGCGCTGGCTTCCCAATTCTGAGGTTAGTGtggttaattttgttttttcataatattaattCGCAAattggattatacacccgggtgcacagtgctcattgtgcacctGTTCAAAACGACGTAGTTTTAAGCAACATTcacattttaattaataaaaaaaatcttttagATATGCGTGTATATTGGCAAATACAGTTAAATATCAGTATTAAAATACCATGAAAGTAGGAAGAGATTTGTTTTCATATTTGGCAGATTCGGTGCTGTGTAAAAATTATTGATACGGTCGAGGACACGGTTATTGCTACTCATGGTATGTTGGACAACTCGTCAAGATCAATGACTCGGTTCGTGAGTTTAGTCTCCTGCATTGGATCCGTCTAAATGGCTGCTCATTTCGAGTCATTCAAGCTGCTATTTACTAAGATAATAAAGTTTGTTTTAATTCCCTATTTAGGAGGTTGTTATTACcatttattttgttgttttatttCAGCATTTAGAAGGCCTTAATTTGCTGTAGTAAATGGCCATAATTAACTTACTTTAAGGCTATCATTAAGAGCCTCTTGATGGCCATAAACGGCTGTCCCTTTTAGGACTATTTATAGTCATAGCTATTTTGTATTCAAAAACAGATttcataaaataaaacaaaattgctTGTTAGCATACAAATTCCGTTATTATTCGAATGCGTTTTGAATATTAACTCGTTCGTTTCTCAATAGGTCTTGAGATCGTTCACCGTTGTCGGATTATAGGTCTAATTCTACAACTCTATTTCGGTTCTATCATTTTTAAttcgtatcattagtggtatcagagccaactcTCGATTGCCTTCTTTATCGAGACGATCCGAGAtcctcacacacacacacaaaaaaaaaaaaaccctcttACCAAAAAACATGGCAGAGTACGATGACGAAACTTTGCTCGCTCAATTACGCGACATGCTTCGTAATCAACCCAGAGGACCCCGTCACAAGCAAGATGAGTTCAAAATTAACGAACTCCCGGAGTTTACAGGGGGTACAAATCCAGAGGAGTATTTGGAGTGGGAACGGAAAATTGAACgtatgttcgatttcaaggatcTCAATGACGAAAAACGGTGCAAATACGCAATCTTGAAATTGGGTAAAGGAGCATCGCTATGGTTCGATGGGTTGAAGACCAAACGAACACGGGCTGGGAAGGACAAAATTGCATCTTGGGAATCACTGAAACGCAAACTTCGTAAACGGTATGTACCATCGACCCATAGAATTACCACCTACCGTAAAATTGCGGAACTTAGACAGGGGAAATTGAGTGTGGGGGAATATATCGACGAATTTGAGAACTTGTCTTTGATGGGTGGATTGGAGGAGATAGAGGAACAAAAAATGGCTAGGTTTTTAAGGGGATTGAATTTTAATATTGCAAGCATTGTTGAGTTATACCCTTATTCGGATTTTGACGGACTCTGTGGGCTCTGTTTGAAACTCGAGAACCAAGGAAAGTCGAAATACGGGGCTGGGTCTAGCACAGAATCCAAAGCTAGGAGTTGGACCAAACCCGAAACACCTTTTAAAACTCCTGTTCCCAATAACAATCACACCCTGACCCCTGGTTCTAGTAACTCCCCTGCCACAAAACCATCTAGCACGACCAAGGAGACTAGTTTGTCGAAAGTACGATGTTTCAAATGCCAGGGGTTCGGACATTATCAAAGTTCCTGCCCGAACAAACGTGTGGTGACATTGAGGGAGGCGGTAGCCTTTCGGGATGAACTGACCGAGGAAGAAGAAAGGTTGAGTGGTGTGTTCAATTTTGATGGGgctgaggaagaagaggaggaggaagaggGGTACGAAGCTCCTAATTTTGACACATTATTGGTTCTTCGATCTTTACGGGACCAAGCCGAGTCGATTAATCCGGATCAAAGAGAGCAGTTGTTCCATACTAAATGTCGAGTCAATGACAAATGGTGTAGCGTAATTATCGACGGTGGGAGTTGTACTAATGTGGCTTCGGAAGAGATGGTTTCCAAATTGGGTCTAGCAACTACCGCGCATCCTAATCCTTATGCACTTCATTGGTTGAACGATGGAAATAAAGTGAAGGTTACAAGGCAGGCTCGAGTTGGTTTAGCGTTGGGTTCTTATGTCGATGAGGTGCTTTGCGACGTAATCCCTATGGACGCTTGTCATGTACTTTTGGGGCGTCCTTGGCAGTTCGATAGAGATGTCGTACATCGAGGGAGGAGCAATGAGTACGAGTTGAGggacaaaggaaaaaaaatcgtATTAAAACCCATGTCTTCTCAAGCTATTCGGTCTATGAGCACCAAGAAGAAGAAGGCTGCTTTGTTGGTTAAGGAGCGTGAAATCGAGCAGGCCATTGTTCGTGGGGAGCGTGTTTATCTTCTCTTGGCTAAGGAGGAGTCAGGTTCGGGTAAGGAGTTGTCAGAGGACAGTCCCGTTGCAGGGCTGTTGCGTGAATTCGACGATGTTTTTCCTGACGATTTACCGCCAGGTTTGCCTCCTGTTTGGGGGATCGAGCATCAAATCGACCTTATTCCCGGAGCACCATTGCCTAATAGAGCTGCTTATAGATGTAATCCGGAGGAGTCTAAGGAACTTCAAAGGCAGATTGATGAATTGGTTAAGCATGGATATATCCGGGAGAGTATGAGTCCTTGTGCCGTACCGGTGTTACTTGTACCAAAAAAAGATGGGTCGTGGCGGATGTGTGTCGATTCAAGAGCAGTCAATAATATCACTATTAAATATCGGTTTCCAATCCCTCGGCTTGATGACTTGCTTGATGAGCTGCACGGTTCTAAACTATTTTCTAAGATCGATTTGCGTAGCGGGTATCATCAAATCCGTATGCGTGAAGGTGACGAGTGGAAGACCGCGTTCAAAACGAAGTACGGGTTatatgagtggaccgtcatgccttttggtctcactaatgctccaaGTACGTTTATGCGCTTAATGAATGAAGTATTGAAAACATTCTTGGGTAAATTTGTAGTCGTCTATCTTGACGATATTCTTGTGTATAGTCGAAATGTAAAAGAGCACCTCGAGCATTTGAGGCTGGTTTTTGAGACACTGAGGGAGCAAAAATTATATGGGAAACGCGAGAAATGCTCTTTCTTGGAGGAAAAAGTATTATTCCTGGGTTACGTGGTGTCGGGAGAAGGAGTAGAAGTGGATCAATCCAAGGTTGAGGCGGTTCGGTCTTGGCCAACACCTAAATCAGCCACTGAGGTAAGGTCATTCTTGGGATTTGCGTCTTTTTATCGTCGGTTTATTCGTGACTTTAGTACCATAGCAAGTCCAATGATAGAATGCCTTAAGAAGGGGGCGTTTATGTGGGGTGAGGCTGCCCAAGCATCATTTGAATTATTGAAGGATAAATTGTGTACCGCACCCGTGTTAGCCCTACCAGATTTCTCGCAACCTTTCGAGGTTGAATGTGATGCTAGCGGGGTCGGTATTGGGGCTGTGTTGAGGCAAGGGAGTCGGCCTGTGTCCTTTTTCTCGGAGAAATTGGGAGGTGCACGATTGAATTATTGTACCTATGACAAGGAATTTTACGCCATTGTGAGAGCACTCATGTATTGGAGTCATTACTTGCGACCGAATCATTTCATTTTGCATTCCGATCATGAGTCATTAAAATACATCAACGGGCAGCAGAATTTGAGTCCTCGTCATGCCAAATGGGTTGAGTTTTTACAAGCTTTTCATTTCTCTGCCAAATACAAGAATGGTAAATCTAATATTGTAGCGGATGCATTATCGCGACGGTATTCGTTAATTTCCGTGCTTAATTTTCGTTTACTTGGTTTTGAAATGTTAAAAACTTATTACGAGAATGATGTGGATTTTGGGGAGTTATTTAGCAAGGGCACGGCTGGCGAATTCCTTGTCCAAGACGGGTTTCTATTTAAGGGAAACCGTCTTTGTGTTCCGAGGCATCCAATTCGTGAATTATTGGTTCGTGAGGCTCATGGGGGTGGATTGGCGGGCCATTTCGGTATAGCAAAAACAATGGAAGTATTaaaagaacatttcttttggcctaaaatgttcgGGGATGTGACGAGAATTGTGGCAAAATGTGTGACCTGTAAAGTGGCCAAGAGTGCGTTCAAGCCCGGACCATACACTCCATTACCGGTTCCTATCAGACCGTGGGAAGACGTTGCTATGGACTTTATCGTTGCTTTACCTCGTACTCAAAGAAGaaaggatgctattatggtgGTTGTGGACCGGTTCTCAAAAATGGCACATTTCGTTCCTTGTCACAAAACTGacgatgcttgtaatgtggcggATTTTTACTATAGGGAGGTAGTACGTCTACACGGTATTCCCAAAACCATAGTATCCGACCGTGATTCAAAATTTTTGAGTTATTTTTGGAATACGTTGTGGCGTAAGGTGGGTACGAAGCTTTTGTTTAGCACCTCGCACCATCCACAAACGGACGGGCAAACAGAAGTAACCAACCGAACTTTGGGTACTTTGTTACGTGGGTTATTCAGTAAGACTCAAAAGGATTGGGATATTAAGCTTGCTCATGCCGAATTTGCTTACAACCGCTCTCCTACCTATGCTACTGGTAGGTCTCCTTTCGAGGTAGTCTATGGATTAAATCCGTATGTGCCCCTTGATCTTATTCCATTACCTAGTGGAGAATTAGTCCATAAAGATGCCGAATCCAAGCTTAAGGCTATGTTAAAACTTCATCAGCAAGTTCGTGATCGAATTGTTGAGATTAATACCGCTTACCAAcgaaaatccaacaagcataaGAAGCCTCGTATTTTCGAGGAAGGTGATTTGGTATGGGTCAATCTAAGAAAGGAACGGTTCCCGAGTAAGCGGAAGAACAAACTCATGCCTAGAGCTGAGGGTCCATTTAAAGTCATTTCTCGTGTCAATGACAATGCGTATAGAATCGAGTTACCCGGCGACTACGGTGTTCATGCCACCTTTAACGTGGGTGATTTGTCCCCATACTTGGATGATGACGGTCTCAccgaattgaggtcaattcctttcgaagggggaggggatgatacggtcgAGGACACGGTTATTGCTACTCATGGTATGTTGGACAACTCGTCAAGATCAATGACTCGGTTCGTGAGTTTAGTCTCCTGCATTGGATCCGTTTAAATGGCTGCTCATTTCGAGTCATTCAAGCTGCTATTTACTAAGATAATAAAGTTTGTTTTAATTCCCTATTTAGGAGGTTGTTATTACcatttattttgttgttttatttCAGCATTTACAAGGCCTTAATTTGCTGTAGTAAATGGCCATAATTAACTTACTTTAAGGCTATCATTAAGAGCCTCTTGATGGCCATAAACGGCTGTCCCTTTTAGGACTATTTATAGTCATAGCTATTTTGTATTCAAAAACAGATttcataaaataaaaacaaaattgcTTGTTAGCATACAAATTCCGTTATTATTCGAATGCGTTTTGAATATTAACTCGTTCGTTTCTCAATAGGTCTTGAGATCGTTCACCGTTGTCGGATTATAGGTCTAATTCTACAACTCTATTTCGGTTCTATCATTTTTATTTCGTATCAATTATCTAATTGATTTTTACAAATCTAAGTGGATAATTATTGTTCcctttgataaaaaaaaaaaaaaaagtggg encodes:
- the LOC130471937 gene encoding uncharacterized protein, translated to MAEYDDETLLAQLRDMLRNQPRGPRHKQDEFKINELPEFTGGTNPEEYLEWERKIERMFDFKDLNDEKRCKYAILKLGKGASLWFDGLKTKRTRAGKDKIASWESLKRKLRKRYVPSTHRITTYRKIAELRQGKLSVGEYIDEFENLSLMGGLEEIEEQKMARFLRGLNFNIASIVELYPYSDFDGLCGLCLKLENQGKSKYGAGSSTESKARSWTKPETPFKTPVPNNNHTLTPGSSNSPATKPSSTTKETSLSKVRCFKCQGFGHYQSSCPNKRVVTLREAVAFRDELTEEEERLSGVFNFDGAEEEEEEEEGYEAPNFDTLLVLRSLRDQAESINPDQREQLFHTKCRVNDKWCSVIIDGGSCTNVASEEMVSKLGLATTAHPNPYALHWLNDGNKVKVTRQARVGLALGSYVDEVLCDVIPMDACHVLLGRPWQFDRDVVHRGRSNEYELRDKGKKIVLKPMSSQAIRSMSTKKKKAALLVKEREIEQAIVRGERVYLLLAKEESGSGKELSEDSPVAGLLREFDDVFPDDLPPGTSKAD